From a single Candidatus Izimaplasma bacterium HR1 genomic region:
- the gltB gene encoding Glutamate synthase [NADPH] small chain: protein MKQKIAIIGTGPSGMAAAQILVQEDYQVTMYDKADRPGGILMYGIPHMKLNKSNILKKAERLEDMGVKFILDTYVSKDTVADEISKDFDAVLLATGAEHARDISIDGRQLKGIHFAMEYLTDNTKHLLDGSKLDIDAKDKNVVIIGGGDTANDCVATAILQGAKTVRQLEINPPRENRKKTYYDFNEDEVRLYQKTAVKFIESEGTVQKIEMDHVEIIRDENGTKVEFQDQKGLIDADLVFVAIGFLGPIDEALAAFDVKLDKAKHNRDTTIFTTEKENVFICGDARRGQSLIKWAIGEGKMAAEVIKEYLAALD, encoded by the coding sequence ATGAAGCAAAAAATCGCTATTATTGGAACAGGTCCTTCGGGAATGGCTGCAGCACAAATCTTAGTACAAGAAGATTATCAAGTAACTATGTATGATAAGGCTGATAGACCTGGTGGAATATTAATGTATGGTATTCCTCATATGAAGTTAAATAAAAGTAACATATTAAAAAAAGCAGAAAGATTAGAAGATATGGGTGTTAAGTTTATCCTTGATACTTATGTTTCAAAAGATACTGTAGCAGATGAAATCAGTAAAGATTTTGATGCAGTGTTATTAGCTACAGGAGCAGAACACGCTCGTGACATTAGTATTGATGGAAGACAATTAAAGGGAATTCATTTTGCTATGGAGTATTTAACTGATAATACTAAACACTTGTTAGATGGTTCTAAATTAGATATTGATGCAAAAGACAAAAACGTCGTTATTATCGGTGGTGGAGATACTGCGAATGATTGTGTTGCTACGGCAATTCTTCAAGGAGCTAAAACAGTTAGACAATTAGAGATAAATCCTCCTCGTGAAAATCGTAAAAAGACATACTATGATTTTAATGAAGATGAAGTAAGACTATATCAAAAAACAGCTGTTAAGTTTATTGAATCTGAAGGTACAGTTCAAAAAATAGAAATGGATCATGTAGAAATCATTAGAGATGAGAATGGGACAAAAGTAGAGTTCCAAGATCAAAAAGGTTTAATTGATGCTGATTTAGTCTTTGTTGCTATTGGTTTCTTAGGACCAATTGATGAAGCACTTGCTGCATTTGACGTTAAATTAGATAAAGCAAAACATAACAGAGATACTACAATATTTACCACAGAAAAAGAAAATGTCTTTATTTGTGGGGATGCTAGAAGAGGCCAAAGTCTTATAAAATGGGCTATTGGTGAAGGGAAAATGGCTGCAGAAGTGATTAAAGAATATCTAGCAGCATTAGATTAA
- a CDS encoding FtsX-like permease family protein, giving the protein MLFKNVFRTLQKQYVQLILLGVIIILSSFMYTVMEYAIGGVMEPTENYFEESNQEDFAISMIDILLEDDITYLSTNCSTLEALPMDNWPFTVTGVKGIDSACYYDVLDNRLNIIMSEYEDIDLEIREYKDVYFTYETDTYRIRFLKDMETINTSFFVTGRSPLSDLHIAVAETFAKSNNLELGDRITINETIYTISGFVLFPDYNLPMFGSDFILDNKTQTVGMLADNAFESMEESTKFEVAGVFTGTMDVKTFDNKIIDTYRDNDKLSFVTNVLQTENNTRSGAIYAELSGGRAYGILLSLLVASIALMIVGIMVSRVLHSQRGPIGILKSLGYTNNQIAFPYILFIGVMTLPTVIIGYYLGLLAATPFKDIFMSFYLLPSNPIEQNIPTIIVAVVVPLGFILGLSFLIVRRLLSQKPVTLLNPEVTSKSNFITKRVGKYLKRLKITAKLQHLLLYRNIVKFLVFLIGMFYAAFLILFSFSLNGIFDRMLYDYYENTDHEYIGICEFGELCSVTGDAEKVIELPGALLDDENVIITGLSDDSSLHPLFDKKGKEITSLLSEGIVITESLRILNGVKIGDMLVLDVGTDSVEIEVVGITKEYSGEKAYMDIVQLSNMLVDTDDYYNAVYSSETLDEDDYDIVISTNDIVQQATNMQGFFNTFILMMTISSIVIGGIIIYILTVMTIEDNFYNISLFKVIGYNEKEINKMILGGYSLYGVIIFILAIPVALISFYLMEMIMGEFYGILLPFQFIWWHAPLSIGIFLVIFYIGAFQAKRRLTKVSLQEAMKMYQI; this is encoded by the coding sequence ATGTTATTTAAGAATGTTTTTAGAACCCTTCAGAAACAATACGTACAACTTATATTACTAGGAGTAATTATAATCTTAAGTAGTTTTATGTACACCGTTATGGAATATGCAATTGGCGGAGTAATGGAACCAACGGAAAACTACTTTGAAGAATCAAATCAAGAAGATTTTGCGATAAGTATGATTGATATCTTATTAGAAGACGATATCACCTATCTATCTACTAACTGTTCAACACTAGAGGCTTTACCTATGGATAATTGGCCTTTTACAGTTACTGGTGTAAAAGGGATTGATAGTGCTTGTTATTATGATGTTTTAGATAATAGGTTAAACATCATAATGTCTGAATATGAGGATATAGATTTAGAAATCAGAGAATATAAAGATGTATATTTTACTTATGAAACAGACACTTACCGTATTCGTTTCTTAAAAGATATGGAAACAATTAATACAAGTTTCTTTGTTACAGGAAGATCACCTTTGTCTGATTTACATATTGCTGTAGCTGAGACATTTGCGAAAAGTAATAATTTAGAACTCGGTGATAGGATTACAATCAACGAGACAATTTATACAATCAGTGGCTTTGTATTATTCCCAGATTATAATCTTCCAATGTTTGGTAGTGATTTTATCTTAGATAATAAAACACAAACAGTAGGAATGTTAGCAGATAATGCTTTTGAAAGTATGGAAGAGAGCACAAAGTTTGAAGTTGCTGGTGTCTTTACAGGAACGATGGATGTAAAAACTTTTGATAATAAAATAATTGATACTTATCGAGATAATGATAAACTATCTTTTGTAACTAATGTTTTGCAAACAGAAAATAACACTAGAAGTGGGGCTATCTATGCTGAACTTAGTGGTGGTAGAGCATATGGAATCTTATTAAGTTTACTTGTAGCTTCTATCGCATTAATGATTGTGGGAATCATGGTTTCAAGAGTCCTTCATTCACAAAGAGGACCAATCGGAATTTTGAAATCGCTAGGTTACACTAATAATCAAATAGCCTTCCCGTATATTCTTTTTATCGGGGTTATGACATTACCAACTGTAATTATTGGTTACTATTTAGGGTTACTAGCAGCAACACCTTTTAAAGATATCTTTATGTCTTTCTACTTATTACCATCTAATCCAATCGAACAAAACATACCAACAATCATTGTTGCTGTAGTTGTTCCCTTAGGATTTATTCTTGGTTTAAGTTTCTTGATAGTTAGAAGATTATTAAGTCAAAAACCAGTAACTCTTTTAAATCCTGAAGTAACTTCAAAAAGTAACTTCATTACAAAAAGAGTAGGTAAGTATTTAAAACGATTAAAGATTACCGCGAAACTTCAACATTTACTTCTATATAGAAATATCGTTAAGTTTTTAGTATTCTTAATCGGAATGTTCTACGCAGCTTTCTTAATTCTATTTAGTTTCTCACTAAACGGAATATTTGATCGTATGCTTTATGATTATTATGAAAATACTGATCATGAATATATTGGTATTTGTGAATTTGGAGAACTATGTTCTGTTACTGGTGATGCCGAAAAAGTAATTGAATTACCAGGTGCTTTACTAGATGATGAAAATGTAATTATTACTGGTCTTAGTGACGATTCAAGTCTTCATCCTTTATTCGATAAAAAAGGTAAGGAAATTACTTCCCTATTAAGTGAAGGAATAGTTATCACAGAATCATTACGAATTCTTAATGGAGTTAAAATCGGGGACATGCTTGTTTTGGATGTCGGGACAGACTCCGTTGAAATAGAAGTAGTAGGTATAACAAAAGAGTATAGCGGTGAGAAAGCATATATGGATATCGTTCAACTATCTAATATGCTTGTTGATACTGATGATTATTACAATGCAGTATACTCATCTGAAACACTTGATGAAGATGACTATGATATTGTGATTAGTACAAATGATATTGTCCAGCAAGCCACTAATATGCAAGGATTCTTTAATACATTTATATTAATGATGACGATTAGTAGTATTGTTATCGGAGGAATTATAATATATATTCTTACAGTTATGACTATTGAAGATAACTTCTATAATATTTCATTATTCAAAGTTATTGGTTATAACGAGAAAGAGATCAATAAAATGATCTTAGGTGGTTATAGTTTATACGGGGTAATTATCTTTATTCTAGCAATCCCTGTTGCACTTATTAGTTTCTATCTGATGGAAATGATTATGGGAGAATTCTATGGAATATTATTACCATTCCAATTTATTTGGTGGCATGCACCTCTAAGTATTGGAATCTTCTTGGTTATTTTCTACATCGGTGCTTTTCAAGCTAAAAGAAGATTAACCAAAGTATCATTACAAGAAGCAATGAAAATGTATCAAATATAA
- the bceA gene encoding Bacitracin export ATP-binding protein BceA — protein sequence MSIKLENVTKIYQAGEVETVALKNVDLEILEGEVVVLLGPSGSGKSTMLNVCSGLDNPTSGTITIDNEVISEMNSKQLTKFRRDNLGFIFQQYNLLQTLSVKENVEVGSEVSNDPFMVEEIIEQVGLTPNIDKYPFQLSGGEQQRVSIARAVVKKPKIMFCDEPTGALDEENAKEILGVIQKLNETYNTTVVLITHNPSISVMADRIVKLNSGEVVEVIINKDKKDAKEIVWG from the coding sequence ATGAGTATAAAACTAGAAAATGTAACAAAAATTTACCAAGCTGGTGAAGTTGAAACAGTTGCTTTGAAAAATGTTGATTTAGAAATTTTAGAAGGTGAAGTTGTTGTTTTATTAGGACCATCAGGTAGTGGTAAAAGTACAATGCTAAATGTTTGTAGTGGGTTAGATAACCCAACAAGTGGTACTATCACTATTGATAATGAGGTTATTAGTGAAATGAATTCAAAACAGTTAACTAAATTTAGAAGAGATAACTTAGGATTTATCTTCCAACAATATAACTTACTTCAAACTTTAAGTGTTAAAGAGAATGTAGAAGTAGGTAGTGAAGTAAGTAATGATCCTTTTATGGTTGAAGAGATTATTGAACAAGTAGGATTAACTCCGAACATTGATAAGTATCCTTTTCAATTATCAGGAGGAGAACAACAAAGAGTATCAATCGCAAGAGCGGTTGTTAAGAAACCGAAAATCATGTTTTGTGATGAACCAACTGGAGCTTTAGATGAGGAAAACGCAAAAGAGATTTTAGGTGTAATTCAAAAACTTAATGAAACATATAATACTACAGTAGTATTAATTACACACAACCCTAGTATAAGTGTTATGGCTGATCGTATTGTTAAACTTAATAGCGGAGAAGTTGTTGAAGTTATTATTAATAAAGATAAAAAAGATGCTAAAGAAATAGTCTGGGGTTAA
- a CDS encoding Serine dehydratase alpha chain has protein sequence MDSYTAKKILDSNLTKTMGCTDIGVVGYIASIGAYILRNKKIKSVDLVMSEELYKNSVNVGVPGLRKSGLDKALALGILLKNPKKQLSVFESVTNDDIEKIEELLSEIDVTISHKKFEDTVLYEELYLTSVDGDEARIIIKDFYDNVVSVIRNGEKLAEFEKDALIGRVNKHKIENFDEILDFVKEEDFTGLEELFDIAKIQYDNAREEIKKEGGEYLVENLRNAQKDCLYDLSNFLRKHVSVPSKKRMVGDIYTVYGVAGSGNLGIGTLITPMFLSDALQLSKKETEKLIVLSFLTSVYVKQEMNVVTVLCGTGHATGCSSAAVTAYIKNGTRAQIKEAINLYLSTSMGFVCDGAKISCTYKVSFAAMNGMISGKMVIDHRNVCDGVGLNKVDIDKTIKNLGKLNNEILHTANKGIIELI, from the coding sequence TTGGATAGTTATACGGCAAAGAAAATACTTGATTCTAATCTTACTAAAACAATGGGTTGTACAGACATTGGTGTTGTCGGATATATTGCCTCAATCGGGGCATATATTTTGCGTAATAAAAAGATTAAATCTGTTGATTTAGTTATGAGTGAAGAACTCTACAAAAACAGCGTTAACGTTGGTGTTCCAGGACTTAGAAAAAGTGGTTTAGATAAAGCTTTAGCTTTAGGTATTCTTCTAAAAAATCCAAAGAAACAGTTAAGTGTTTTTGAAAGTGTAACCAACGATGATATTGAAAAAATTGAAGAATTGTTAAGTGAAATAGATGTTACTATTTCACATAAGAAATTTGAGGATACAGTTTTATATGAGGAACTATATTTAACTTCAGTTGATGGGGACGAAGCTCGTATTATTATTAAAGATTTTTATGATAATGTCGTTAGTGTAATTAGAAATGGTGAGAAATTAGCTGAGTTTGAAAAAGATGCTTTAATTGGCAGAGTTAATAAACATAAAATTGAGAATTTTGATGAAATCTTAGATTTTGTTAAAGAAGAGGATTTTACTGGTTTAGAAGAATTATTTGATATTGCTAAAATCCAATATGATAATGCCCGAGAGGAAATTAAAAAAGAAGGCGGAGAATACTTAGTAGAAAACCTAAGAAACGCACAAAAAGACTGTTTATATGATTTATCTAACTTCTTAAGGAAACATGTTAGTGTTCCTTCTAAAAAACGTATGGTGGGAGATATTTACACAGTATACGGAGTTGCTGGTAGTGGTAATCTTGGTATTGGTACATTGATTACACCAATGTTCTTAAGTGATGCCCTACAACTATCTAAAAAAGAGACAGAGAAATTAATAGTTCTATCATTTTTAACTAGTGTTTATGTAAAACAAGAAATGAATGTCGTAACAGTATTATGCGGAACTGGTCATGCAACCGGTTGTAGTAGTGCTGCTGTTACAGCATACATCAAGAATGGGACTAGAGCTCAGATTAAAGAGGCAATAAACCTATATCTTTCTACTTCAATGGGATTTGTTTGTGATGGTGCTAAAATATCTTGTACTTATAAAGTATCATTTGCAGCAATGAACGGAATGATTTCAGGTAAAATGGTTATCGATCATCGCAATGTCTGTGATGGTGTTGGTTTAAACAAAGTTGATATTGATAAAACGATAAAGAATTTAGGTAAATTAAATAACGAAATCTTGCATACAGCAAATAAGGGAATAATCGAATTAATTTAA
- the rlmN gene encoding putative dual-specificity RNA methyltransferase RlmN, giving the protein MKNIFNFTLKELQLEFVGKGFKKFNSRQVFEWVYKKQVLSFDDMSNLSKNLRTFLSENYSFFNIGVNSHQKSKDGTEKFLFELEDGNLIETVLMRHNYGNSVCVTTQLGCNIGCTFCASGLQKKKRDLDAYEIVLQVLKVAEVTKERVSHVVVMGIGEPFDNYENTMKFIDIINEPYGLEIGARHITVSTSGIVPKIHQFSNESKQVNLAISLHASNNDIRSSIMKINDVYPIEMVIDAARNYVLKTHRRITFEYILLDGINDEVWQAEELAKLIRGINCYVNIIRYNSVEEFSYKGTPEDKARRFHQRLLNRGITATLRREKGGDIDAACGQLRSKKI; this is encoded by the coding sequence ATGAAGAATATATTTAATTTTACGCTTAAAGAATTACAACTTGAATTCGTTGGAAAAGGCTTTAAAAAATTCAACTCAAGACAGGTCTTTGAGTGGGTTTATAAAAAACAGGTTTTAAGTTTTGATGACATGAGTAATCTTAGTAAAAATCTAAGAACTTTCCTAAGTGAAAATTACTCTTTCTTTAACATAGGTGTTAACTCTCATCAAAAAAGTAAAGATGGGACAGAAAAATTCTTGTTTGAATTAGAAGACGGTAATTTAATTGAAACTGTCTTAATGAGACATAATTATGGAAATAGTGTTTGTGTTACAACACAACTAGGTTGCAACATAGGTTGTACTTTTTGTGCCTCAGGGTTACAAAAGAAAAAAAGAGATTTAGACGCTTATGAAATTGTCTTACAAGTTCTAAAAGTTGCTGAAGTAACTAAGGAAAGAGTAAGTCATGTAGTAGTAATGGGTATTGGTGAGCCATTTGATAATTATGAAAATACAATGAAGTTTATTGATATTATCAATGAACCTTATGGCTTAGAAATTGGAGCTAGACATATCACAGTTTCGACAAGTGGTATTGTACCAAAAATACATCAGTTTAGTAATGAGTCTAAACAAGTGAATTTAGCAATAAGCTTACATGCATCTAATAATGATATTAGAAGTAGTATTATGAAAATTAATGATGTTTATCCAATTGAAATGGTTATTGATGCTGCTCGTAATTATGTATTAAAGACGCACCGTAGAATTACTTTTGAGTATATTTTACTTGATGGAATTAATGATGAAGTATGGCAAGCCGAAGAACTAGCTAAATTGATTCGAGGAATTAACTGTTATGTCAACATAATTAGATATAATAGTGTCGAAGAATTTAGTTATAAAGGAACTCCAGAGGATAAAGCTAGAAGATTCCATCAAAGACTTTTAAATAGAGGAATCACAGCAACATTAAGAAGAGAAAAAGGTGGCGATATTGACGCTGCTTGTGGACAACTTAGAAGTAAAAAAATCTAA
- a CDS encoding flavodoxin has protein sequence MKAIIYHSNSNKKRSETVAFSFDGDRYEVKPVKQYKSTFMQMLMYGYKTTFKKRVEYVHVGIDFDKYKEIVLVSPVWAGKVNAVMRTFLLDHKFHDKKVTLVGTSDGENNKYFESYKGLIDGCCEIVGTDLYIKGNKK, from the coding sequence ATGAAAGCTATTATCTATCATTCAAATAGTAATAAAAAACGAAGTGAGACTGTTGCTTTTTCATTCGATGGTGATCGATATGAAGTTAAACCTGTGAAGCAATATAAATCTACTTTTATGCAAATGCTAATGTATGGGTATAAAACAACATTTAAGAAACGTGTTGAATATGTTCATGTAGGAATCGATTTTGATAAATATAAGGAAATCGTATTAGTGTCTCCGGTCTGGGCTGGAAAAGTAAATGCTGTTATGAGAACTTTTCTGTTAGACCATAAATTTCATGATAAGAAAGTAACATTAGTTGGAACTAGTGATGGTGAAAATAATAAGTACTTTGAATCTTATAAGGGATTAATTGATGGTTGTTGTGAAATTGTTGGAACAGATTTATATATTAAAGGAAATAAAAAATAA
- the fabG_3 gene encoding 3-oxoacyl-[acyl-carrier-protein] reductase FabG: protein MHIFITGGTRGIGQGIVKEFLKKGHQVSFTGTSENSIKKGQEGLNGEYLALVCDVRYKDMITTAMKFAVDKFGDIDVWLNNAGVDQERLTVSELQEDEIKRVVEINITGTMLGTSVALEQMKKQGQGMVYNFEGLGSNNMAIPKTSIYGTSKRAITYFSKAARKEIRDYPNIYVGTIQPGMVFTDLLLHNLGDEGMKVARVIGNDVEYVTTRIVTGILNKKMRINIMSNALLMWRFMTSPFSKRNKHIK from the coding sequence ATGCATATATTTATAACCGGTGGTACAAGAGGTATTGGGCAAGGTATTGTAAAAGAGTTCTTAAAAAAAGGTCATCAAGTTTCATTTACTGGAACTAGTGAAAATAGCATTAAAAAAGGGCAAGAAGGATTAAACGGTGAATATCTTGCGCTTGTTTGTGATGTTAGATATAAAGATATGATTACAACAGCTATGAAATTTGCTGTTGATAAGTTCGGTGATATTGATGTTTGGTTAAATAATGCTGGAGTTGATCAAGAAAGATTGACAGTTTCCGAATTACAGGAAGATGAAATTAAAAGAGTTGTAGAAATCAATATAACCGGAACAATGCTAGGAACTAGTGTTGCTTTAGAGCAAATGAAGAAACAAGGCCAAGGAATGGTTTACAATTTTGAAGGACTAGGTAGTAATAACATGGCTATTCCTAAAACGAGTATATATGGTACTTCCAAAAGAGCTATTACTTATTTCTCAAAAGCAGCTAGAAAAGAAATAAGAGATTACCCAAATATATATGTTGGGACAATTCAACCAGGGATGGTTTTCACTGATTTACTATTACATAACTTAGGTGATGAAGGAATGAAAGTAGCCCGTGTTATCGGTAACGATGTTGAATATGTTACAACCAGAATTGTTACAGGAATCTTGAATAAGAAGATGAGAATTAATATTATGAGCAATGCTTTACTTATGTGGAGATTTATGACTAGTCCATTTTCAAAAAGAAATAAACATATAAAATAA
- the gabR gene encoding HTH-type transcriptional regulatory protein GabR gives MSKMNIPLYQSLYEDIKDKIIRNDYKKNSKLESVRSLAKRLDISTTTVEKAYNQLMVEGYIKSIPRSGYIVMDVHILEKERYRKYIEPIDYRKSENNKLTEDLFDMKPYKATVNKVFNYQSEKLYETLDPRGEYELREEIRKYILKERNVKCDINQIIVGPGIQSLLNILLSITNKKTVTYLSPEFPKAMNIFRGYGYSLKPRKSTIEIARLKADFLYISPSNTYPTGEVLKAQERNKIIKWAHENKSYIIEDDYNFFFRYNSYSIPAIYSYDDGRSVIYVGSFSKTIIPSIRVSYMVLPLDLYNIYKGRFMDFSQGVSKLEQLSLAQYMKDGLFQRHIKKLFNLYKEKNAVMINALTKNNKKKQFKVRGTESNLHVVLDFKGKSSKGVFTRNCDRYYLKYEEIKKTNSVIFPYSGFTNKEIPKLVKNLFYNM, from the coding sequence ATGTCTAAAATGAATATCCCGTTATATCAATCCTTATATGAAGATATCAAAGATAAAATCATAAGAAATGATTACAAGAAAAACTCAAAATTGGAAAGTGTACGTTCTTTAGCTAAACGTCTTGATATAAGCACGACTACTGTTGAAAAAGCCTATAATCAGCTAATGGTTGAAGGATATATCAAGAGTATTCCAAGAAGTGGATATATCGTTATGGATGTCCATATTCTTGAAAAGGAAAGATACCGTAAATATATAGAACCTATTGATTACCGTAAATCTGAGAACAACAAGCTTACAGAAGACCTTTTTGATATGAAACCTTATAAGGCAACTGTTAATAAAGTATTTAACTATCAATCAGAGAAACTGTACGAAACGCTTGATCCAAGAGGAGAATATGAGCTTCGCGAGGAAATAAGAAAGTACATATTAAAAGAGCGTAATGTAAAATGTGATATTAATCAAATTATCGTTGGACCCGGGATTCAGTCTTTACTTAATATCTTACTTTCTATTACAAATAAAAAGACAGTGACATACCTATCTCCTGAATTCCCTAAAGCTATGAATATCTTTAGAGGATACGGCTATAGTTTGAAGCCTAGAAAAAGCACCATTGAAATCGCTAGGTTAAAGGCAGATTTCTTATATATATCACCTTCTAATACCTACCCAACTGGAGAAGTATTAAAAGCTCAAGAGCGCAACAAAATTATAAAGTGGGCTCATGAGAATAAATCATACATTATAGAAGATGATTACAACTTCTTCTTTAGATACAATAGTTATAGTATCCCAGCAATCTATAGTTACGATGATGGTCGAAGTGTTATTTATGTTGGTTCATTTAGTAAAACTATAATCCCTTCAATAAGAGTTAGTTATATGGTTTTACCACTTGATTTATACAATATCTATAAAGGTAGATTTATGGATTTCTCACAAGGTGTATCAAAGTTAGAACAGTTATCATTAGCCCAGTATATGAAAGATGGTTTATTCCAAAGACATATCAAAAAACTATTTAACTTATATAAAGAGAAAAACGCAGTAATGATTAACGCTTTAACTAAGAATAATAAAAAGAAGCAATTCAAAGTTAGAGGTACAGAGTCTAACTTACACGTTGTTTTAGACTTTAAAGGCAAATCTTCTAAAGGTGTCTTCACAAGAAACTGTGATCGCTACTATCTAAAATATGAAGAGATTAAGAAAACTAATAGTGTAATCTTTCCATACTCAGGATTCACTAACAAAGAAATACCAAAATTAGTTAAGAATTTATTCTATAATATGTAG